The proteins below are encoded in one region of Panulirus ornatus isolate Po-2019 chromosome 4, ASM3632096v1, whole genome shotgun sequence:
- the LOC139765742 gene encoding probable methyltransferase-like protein 24, whose amino-acid sequence MIAVQDNKYAKMAHFGTSAGYKITSAALISSLLAYSIFATLLLYRYSHTPAPALRQQRPPYLPTAPDDLFDYITHVTVNCTNSLIVPGSTLSEGEDTSVSGHEGTYICLDGIPFTPDSCRIYSFGVNREDIKFETTMGKRGCRTHLVTALTEYSYAQVSKNVFLYPLELTNSSSIGAYTLDNFINLLSHMGKTIQYVKTTTKGSEWTLLRNLFTSGYEAYNHVKQIRMLLHLPLAKDENLSALDDMYRLLLGLEYHGYRLLYSRLIPGTSYVHYNMDRVVGTKYETVWLRQ is encoded by the exons ATGATTGCAGTGCAAGACAATAAATACGCGAAAATGGCACATTTTGGAACCAGTGCAGGCTATAAGATAACGTCCGCAGCATTGATCAGCTCCCTTCTCGCCTATTCCATCTTCGCCACCCTCCTGCTCTATAG GTACAGCCATACTCCCGCGCCGGCGCTACGCCAGCAGCGCCCGCCCTACTTGCCCACAGCGCCAGATGATCTGTTCGACTACATCACTCACGTCACCGTCAACTGCACCAACTCGTTGATCGTCCCCGGCTCAACGCTCTCGGAAGGAGAGGATACTTCG GTGTCGGGTCACGAGGGAACCTACATCTGCCTGGACGGAATTCCATTCACGCCGGACTCCTGCAGGATCTACTCCTTCGGCGTCAACCGGGAGGACATAAAGTTTGAAACTACG ATGGGTAAGCGAGGCTGCCGGACGCACTTGGTCACCGCCCTGACGGAGTACAGTTACGCGCAGGTCAGCAAGAACGTCTTCCTCTACCCGCTAGAGCTGACCAACTCCTCCAGCATCGGTGCCTACACCCTGGACAACTTCATTAACCTCCTGAGTCACATG GGGAAGACCATACAGTACGTGAAGACCACGACCAAAGGGAGCGAGTGGACCCTCTTGAGGAACCTCTTCACTTCTGGCTACGAGGCATACAACCACGTCAAACAG aTACGAATGCTCCTCCACCTGCCCCTGGCGAAGGACGAGAATCTCTCTGCCCTGGACGACATGTATCGTCTGCTGCTGGGGCTGGAGTACCATGGCTACCGCCTCCTGTACTCACGTCTCATCCCAGGCACCAGTTACGTACACTACAACATGGACCGGGTCGTGGGCACCAAATACGAGACCGTGTGGCTCCGTCAGTAA